Within Micromonospora narathiwatensis, the genomic segment TGGCTTCGAGTTTGTCCACGACCGCGCGGATCACCATCTGCCCGCTGGTCTTGTCCGTGAGGGTCTTGGCCTGATGGGTGAGGCCGCGGGCGGCGATGCGGCGCCAGGCGCCGTTGTCGCGGTCGCCCTGCCAGCCGCAGGCGCCCGTGTTGGGACAGATGGCCCACTTCCAGCCCGCCACGGTCGGCTTGTCGGGGGCCTTGCGGTGCTGCAGCGGGGTCAGGCATTGCGGGCAGTGTTTGGAGGTATTCCGCGCGGGGACGATGACCACGGCGATACCGGTCTCGGCGGCGAGGTGCCAAATGCGGTCAGTGATCTGTCCGCGTACCTGCTGGGAGAGCCGCGTGTTCATGGTGGCGCCCATACCCTTGGCTTCCATCGACCGCAGGTCTTCCACATAGATCACGGACGCCCCGGCGGCGATCGCCTGATCCACAGCCCAGCGAGCGGCGGCCCACGCGAGTGCGGCGTTCAAGTTCGCGCGGCGCTCGGACACGTGCCGGATCTCGTCGCGCAGTACCGCCTGCTTGCCGACGAGTTGAGGCCGCTCGTTGACGCCGATGAGCCGCTGGTAGTGGTCGGCCTTGGCGTGCAGCCGCTCGCCGTGGCGGCGCAGGCGGTGCTGTTTGGCGATGACTCCGGCGGCGCGGAACTGTCCACCAGCCCCCAACGCCGTGATCCGTCCGTCGGTTCCCAGTCGCAGGGCTCCGGCGGACAACAAGGTGTTGAGCCCCAGTCCACGCCGAGCGCGACCGTGTGACCGTTACGGCGGGCCTTCGGCACGGCGTGGCTGTATGCCATATCGGCGTGCACCTTGCCACCGGTCACGCGCAGAGTGGGCAGATGCAGCACCGCGCAGGCAGGAACCGTGGGCGGCAGCGTGATCGGACAGGCCACCCACGTCCAGTCCCGATACGTCCGCGGATCCGGTCGTGACGGAAGCTGCAAGCGCAGCAGCACCCTGCCCGGGTCGGCCTCGCTACGTTCGATCGTGGCCTGCTGCCGGTCACACGCGGCCAGCAGCAGCATTCGCGGGATCCGCGGGACGCCTTCAAGCTCGAACACGTCCATGGGCAGGCGGCCGTAGGCATTGAGGAACGTGGCGGCCTGCCGGGTGCGGCCCTTGATGACGCTCGACGGCAGATGCTCCCCACCCGGAACCGCCTGCCGCACCTGCTCCCACTCCCGAGCCGTGCGCCTACCCGGCTCGGCCGGCCACGACGCCAGCACCCCAGTGGTCAGATCAGCGCGCCACTTGACCGACCGCAGAGCACGCCCCGCCTGTTCCTGGGCCATCCGCACGACCCGGTCGTTGACCTTCACTCCCTTGGGTGTGGTGGCGGTCCAGCCCAGGCGCCGCAACGCCATCCACGCATGCGACGGCAGCCTCCGGCCACCCGTGTCCAGCCCGGAGGCCAGCACCTCCACATCCACGGCATTCCAATGCTCACCAACCAGGACGCCTACCATGCCCGCCACCAGATCGGCACACCAACCGACACGCTCGGCAAGCACAACCTTAGCCTCGATCCGTGGACCGGTTTCGAGTCGGCCGGTGATCGGGTGATTCGATCTTGGTGTTGGTTTGAGGGTGTGGTTGTGCTGCTGGTCTGCCCAGCGTTCTCGGTTCATGGTCGTGTGGTGAGCGTGGATGCGTGTGGTGGCCGGGGTGCTGTGCGCGGGTCGGGGTGTTTATGTGGTGAAGACGGCGTTCCAGAGGGTGAGCCATGCCTGGGTTCGGGGCCAGTGGCTGGGTAGGTGCAGCACGGGGCGGCGTTGTGGGCGGGCGAGTCGGGCCGGGATGTTGATCAAGTGGGTGCGCAGGGTGGCGCCTCGGGCCGTGGCGTAGCGGGCGGTGCCGGTGAGGGTGCCGGCGGCGCGGAGCAGGTTGTGGGTGATCGCGGCCAGGATGCACCAGGCTGTGTTGGCGTTGAACGAGCCGGAGGGCTGGTGGGCCCAGGGGCCGTCGATGAGGTCGGACCAGACGGTTTCGCAGGTGGCGTGGTGTCGGTGGGTGATGTCGGCGCTGGTGACGGGCTCGGGGTTGTTGGTGAAGAACGGGTGGTAGCGCCAGACCGGGAACAGGGGGTCCTGGGTGTTGGCGTCCAGGACGCGGCGGACGATGAGCCGGCCGGTGATGCGGTGGCGGGTGTCGGCGAAGGCGGTGTATTCGACTTCGGCGACGTGGGCGTCGGAGATCAGTTGCCCGGTGTCGGGGTCGGTGACGGCGCCTGGGTAGTGCACGGGCGTGTACTGCTCGTCGCCGATGGTGGCGATCGCGGCGTCGACGGCCGGGTTGCGGGCGATGGCGAACGAGAACTGCGCTGCGGCTTTGACGACCGCGGTGATGACCTTGCCGCTGCAGTAGGCGGAGTCGCCGCGTACCAGGATCTTTGCCGGGTCCGCGCCGCAGGCGATAGCGGTGTTGATGCCCTCGGTGAGCATGGACGCGGCGCCTTTGGCTGAGCCGGCGCGTCCGGCCCGTAACCGCACGCCGGCCAGCACGGGTGCCGCCGTCGCGGTGCAGATCGTGACGGCCAGGGGCGACAGGCCCCGGCGCAGGATGGTTTTGCCCGCGATCTTCGTGTGCCCGAACGAGGCGCCCTGCTTGGCGTGCCCGTATACCGGGCGCAGCAGTGAGTCGATGTCGATGAAGACGTGGTCGTTGATGCCGTCCAGCACCGGGGTCTGCTGCGCGAGGGCGACCAGGTGCCGGCGCAGCACCGCTGACAGTTGGCGGGTGTGGCCGTGGGTGAACTCCCGCAGGAAGATCCCCAACGTGGAATTGGCGTAGACCCGGCTGAACAGCTTCTTCATCCCACCGGACCGGATGACGTCCAGGTCATCGATGCTGTCCGCGCCGGCGGCCATCCCGGCGATGATCGAGGTCAGCTTCGGCGTCGGGTTCGCCGCACCGGACTTGAGCCGCTCGCAGGCGAACTGGACGTGCTCGTCCAACAGGCGGGACAACCCTGCCTGCTCCGCCAGTTCCAGCACAGGCACCAGCCCTGCACACGACACGAGATTGTCCTCGTCGAACACCGCGCTGTCCGCACGCCAGGCATGAGATCCTTGCACCGAGAGTGCCCTTCCGAGCTGGTGAGATTCGCGTTCTAGACAAACCCGATCATCCCAGCCCAGAGGGCACTCTCGTCATATTTCCACGCCGCCCCAGCCACAATGGACCAGCCCTCGTCCACGGATCCAGGCTTAGACAACACCTCACCAGTTGCCTCGTCCACACCCCCACGCACAAAGCTACGGGCACACGCGGTACGAGAGGCCTCACCTTCGGTAAACCGCCGCTTCCGATTCACCGGCTCAACGCCTCGACATCTATTGCAGTAAACCGGCGTTCACGGCCCACCCACGCCACCGGAATCCTCCCGACCCAGCCCCAGAACGAAACGCCACCGGGGTGAACACCCAGACACTTCGCCGCCTTCGGAAGTCGAAGACATCCCATACGATCAATCTATGATCACCGGCGGCCCCCTATCAAGTTGGTGAGCTAATGGCATGTCCGAGCGCCGCCGGTCGACCGAGCCCACCAGAAAGGACGGTGGGTGTCGAGTGAGGCCGGCCGGGGCGTCGCCGGTCGCCGGTCGATCGTTCATCACCGGTTCGCCCGCGGATCACCGTGCTGGCGTCGCGTGTTGGTTGATTGCTTGCACGCTCGCCTGCGACATGCAATCCGGCACAAGGAGCAGGTGTATGCGCTTCAGATCTCCGTCCCGCCGTGCCTCGCTGGTGGGGGCGGCCCTCGCCGTCGTCGTCGGGGCCGGTGCCGCTGTCTCGGCGTCGGTCGCGCTCGCGGCGCCCGGCGCGCCGGGTACCCGACCGTCGTTCTGCGGCCACGACAACCGC encodes:
- a CDS encoding zinc ribbon domain-containing protein; the protein is MSERRANLNAALAWAAARWAVDQAIAAGASVIYVEDLRSMEAKGMGATMNTRLSQQVRGQITDRIWHLAAETGIAVVIVPARNTSKHCPQCLTPLQHRKAPDKPTVAGWKWAICPNTGACGWQGDRDNGAWRRIAARGLTHQAKTLTDKTSGQMVIRAVVDKLEATAVITPTTKASRVDRSKTGPTRHQPPRPAPRRRRAPSPTRPPGRAGKRPEGHAPTDRTRLPRAAHRHQGVNTTSTPTAGHRPRGAALGAGFHLHAHASPPRWKTIPEAQSDSGSLS